A genomic stretch from candidate division WOR-3 bacterium includes:
- the rnpA gene encoding ribonuclease P protein component, translated as MRESLKREEIVRGRRLIAAILRSDKRVAGVTLTLRFRHQPSNNQATLPPRRVAIHLSSRIKGAVVRNRLKRWLREIYRRNKDWFAPGFDYLIQVKPDAARLNFHQLKQELQNLARATYTPSSTLTESRTSSSPLTGGNKGEGVTLPDTTYQTKPFVPKPRSGNAQNAA; from the coding sequence ATGCGCGAGAGCCTGAAGCGAGAGGAGATTGTCCGGGGTCGCCGCTTGATTGCGGCAATTTTGCGCTCGGACAAAAGGGTAGCCGGTGTTACCCTTACCCTCCGCTTCCGGCATCAACCATCAAATAACCAGGCAACTCTTCCTCCCCGCCGCGTTGCCATTCATTTAAGTTCTCGAATCAAAGGTGCGGTGGTCCGCAATCGGCTCAAACGCTGGCTCCGGGAAATCTACCGCCGTAACAAAGACTGGTTTGCTCCGGGGTTTGACTATCTAATTCAGGTAAAGCCCGATGCGGCTCGGCTCAACTTTCACCAGTTAAAACAGGAACTGCAGAACCTTGCCCGCGCCACTTACACTCCTTCCTCTACCTTGACCGAATCCCGCACCTCTTCTTCTCCCTTGACAGGAGGGAACAAAGGGGAGGGTGTCACCTTGCCGGACACCACCTACCAAACAAAACCGTTTGTTCCTAAACCGAGGAGCGGTAATGCTCAAAACGCTGCTTAA
- a CDS encoding DUF362 domain-containing protein, with amino-acid sequence MDRVLVRKVDDLESAVEEVFDFLGFDFTGKRVWVKPNLLAPHPPERSVTTNPELVRLAVQELKRRGASRIWVGDNPAGVRKIPLEEYLKPTGVVEAAGEYFVNPGLEVFNLPLKSRFVATVPVSGLLREADVILNLPVFKTHGLTIITGAVKNIFGIIPGGHKTYLHAVAKSGLEFAELLVDIYQAVPIPIVNIMDGIRGMDGPNGPSGGRVLNLKLLIASTNAVALDAVMVLLAGGKPEKIPICRTAAARNLGPILREKIEIHGDFQPIKGFRLPPVGLAAAVSKVSTLIYPLLRRTPQLNRRFCTQCGECVQNCPVQAINLNPYPVINCKRCIACFCCAEICPARAMTIASLAKSLFLRMVKS; translated from the coding sequence TTGGACCGTGTCCTTGTCCGAAAGGTTGATGATTTAGAATCGGCGGTTGAGGAGGTATTTGACTTTCTTGGGTTTGACTTTACCGGGAAAAGGGTCTGGGTTAAACCCAATCTCCTTGCACCGCACCCGCCCGAGCGGAGCGTAACCACTAATCCAGAACTTGTTCGGCTCGCGGTACAGGAGCTGAAACGGCGCGGGGCAAGCCGGATCTGGGTGGGTGACAATCCGGCGGGTGTGCGCAAAATTCCGCTTGAAGAGTACCTAAAACCAACCGGCGTGGTGGAGGCAGCAGGGGAGTATTTTGTTAATCCCGGGCTGGAGGTCTTTAATCTGCCCCTTAAGTCGCGCTTCGTTGCCACGGTACCGGTCTCGGGTCTGCTTCGGGAAGCGGATGTGATTCTCAACCTGCCGGTGTTCAAAACGCACGGGTTAACGATAATTACCGGCGCGGTCAAAAACATCTTTGGTATCATCCCTGGGGGACACAAAACCTATCTTCATGCCGTAGCGAAGAGCGGTCTGGAGTTTGCTGAACTACTGGTTGACATCTATCAGGCGGTGCCGATTCCGATTGTCAATATTATGGATGGGATTCGGGGAATGGATGGTCCGAACGGGCCAAGTGGCGGTCGGGTCCTGAATCTTAAACTGCTGATTGCGAGTACTAACGCGGTTGCCCTTGATGCGGTGATGGTACTTCTTGCCGGCGGCAAGCCGGAGAAGATTCCAATCTGCCGGACTGCTGCGGCGCGTAACCTGGGTCCGATACTGCGGGAGAAAATAGAGATTCACGGTGATTTTCAGCCGATAAAAGGGTTTCGCTTACCACCCGTAGGGCTTGCAGCGGCTGTTAGTAAGGTGTCAACCCTTATTTATCCTCTTTTGCGCCGCACCCCGCAACTAAACCGTCGTTTTTGTACTCAATGCGGTGAATGTGTCCAAAACTGTCCGGTTCAGGCGATTAACCTCAACCCTTATCCGGTGATAAATTGTAAGAGATGTATCGCCTGTTTTTGCTGTGCGGAAATCTGTCCGGCACGGGCAATGACCATCGCCTCTTTGGCCAAAAGTCTGTTTTTACGAATGGTGAAAAGTTAA
- the yidC gene encoding membrane protein insertase YidC gives MNDNLRMLIGFVIIVLILIFYPMILPKRPRPAPVPDTVQTQPAVQPAPRETVALAPAPPVDTPVAETTALLENKFLQVEFTSRGGALKSCYLKRYQVQLVPENSTLLANTQLLNLPATLIQTESTVTFTYNLPQGQLKKTLVLGKDYTILVHFEGLPPEGTLTFDARAGIPTTEKEVKEDLANFHFYARTAGKISQISSGQLRKKPFFTTADWVGLKSKYFFLAIVNQTGNFDSVRAEPLADNRIGFIAPVKSANGARFLVYAGPIEYNRLRSFHLGFENVVSLGWLKPIALGILYLLRLFYQLVRNWGWAIVIFSILMKAIFYPLSRTQLKQMRNLQLLQPKIEELKKKYKDDPQMLNQETMRLYQLYKVNPLSGCLPLLVQMPVFFALYAVLRNFIELRGAGFLLWLKDLSQPDTLFGHIPHGVPLIGGFAIGLLPILMGISFIAQNLLTSTDKRNWAMTIIFPVFITAIFLNLSSGLQLYWFIYNILSILESVIATKGGNIWQKIRKSPNLGVK, from the coding sequence GTGAACGACAACCTACGAATGCTAATCGGCTTTGTAATCATCGTCTTAATCCTCATCTTCTACCCGATGATTCTGCCCAAAAGACCGAGACCCGCACCTGTACCCGATACAGTTCAAACCCAGCCCGCGGTCCAACCTGCACCCCGGGAAACGGTTGCCCTCGCGCCCGCACCGCCTGTTGATACCCCGGTTGCCGAAACCACCGCTCTTCTTGAAAACAAGTTTTTGCAGGTCGAATTCACCAGCCGGGGCGGTGCGCTCAAATCTTGCTATCTTAAACGCTACCAGGTGCAACTGGTTCCGGAAAACAGCACCCTGCTCGCTAACACCCAACTGCTTAACCTGCCCGCAACCCTCATTCAGACCGAATCCACGGTAACCTTCACCTACAATCTGCCTCAGGGGCAGTTGAAAAAGACCTTGGTACTGGGAAAAGATTACACCATCCTTGTTCACTTTGAGGGCTTGCCGCCTGAAGGCACCCTGACCTTTGATGCCCGGGCTGGCATTCCAACAACCGAGAAGGAGGTCAAAGAAGACCTTGCCAACTTCCATTTCTACGCCCGCACCGCCGGCAAAATCAGTCAAATCTCCTCGGGGCAACTACGCAAAAAACCGTTTTTTACCACCGCGGACTGGGTTGGCTTAAAGTCCAAATACTTCTTCCTTGCCATAGTAAACCAGACCGGTAATTTCGACTCGGTTCGGGCTGAACCGCTTGCCGACAACCGGATTGGCTTTATCGCGCCGGTAAAATCCGCAAACGGTGCCCGCTTCCTTGTCTATGCCGGACCGATTGAATACAACCGGTTGCGCTCCTTCCATCTCGGATTTGAGAATGTTGTCAGTCTGGGCTGGCTCAAACCAATCGCTTTGGGCATCCTTTATCTCTTACGGCTCTTCTATCAACTGGTGCGCAACTGGGGCTGGGCAATCGTCATATTCTCAATCCTGATGAAAGCGATTTTCTATCCCCTGTCCCGCACCCAGTTAAAACAGATGCGTAACTTACAGCTCCTCCAGCCCAAGATTGAGGAACTGAAAAAGAAGTATAAGGACGACCCCCAGATGCTCAATCAGGAGACGATGCGCCTGTACCAGCTCTACAAAGTCAACCCGCTTTCGGGTTGCCTGCCCCTACTTGTCCAGATGCCGGTCTTCTTTGCCCTTTACGCGGTGTTGCGCAACTTCATCGAACTGCGCGGTGCCGGCTTTTTGCTCTGGCTTAAAGACCTGTCCCAGCCCGACACCCTTTTCGGTCACATACCCCATGGGGTGCCGCTCATCGGTGGGTTTGCCATTGGTCTTTTGCCCATCCTGATGGGAATATCATTCATCGCCCAGAACCTTCTGACCTCAACCGATAAACGGAACTGGGCGATGACTATCATCTTTCCGGTCTTCATCACCGCTATCTTCTTAAACCTTTCGAGCGGTCTGCAGTTGTACTGGTTTATCTATAATATCCTCTCGATTCTGGAGAGTGTAATCGCAACCAAAGGAGGTAATATATGGCAGAAAATCAGAAAGTCCCCGAATCTGGGGGTGAAGTAA
- a CDS encoding trypsin-like serine protease gives MKSLAFRIVLLVGLIFPVSCGALPQAPTGNQKVSPATVQEDVTRSRVNAIVVAARNVSPAVVSVVVTQTRVVSYEPFDIFGFDDFFRDFFPRHTFRQEIKSMGSGVIVDQKGYIVTNAHVVTNATRIKVTLPDNRSFDAELVALDPDRDLALLKIPGENLPVATLGNSDELMTGEWAIAIGNPFGFLIEDAQPTVTVGVISALHRDIKSGRGDAVYTDMIQTDAAINPGNSGGPLVNALGEVIGINTFIFSHAGGSEGVGFARPINEVKRFINEALGQASADYEKFSTKIGAVVADINPALRTRFGIAHKKGVVVVEVKGNSIAEKIGLMPGDVILLSNGKVVDGARTFKERLERRLNFIDLVIDRKGEQLRVLYQLQ, from the coding sequence GTGAAAAGTTTGGCTTTCAGAATAGTTTTACTGGTCGGTTTGATTTTCCCAGTTTCCTGCGGGGCGTTACCACAGGCACCTACCGGTAACCAAAAGGTTTCTCCGGCAACGGTTCAGGAGGATGTTACCCGTTCCCGGGTGAATGCGATTGTTGTTGCTGCCCGGAATGTAAGTCCAGCGGTGGTTTCGGTTGTTGTTACCCAGACCCGGGTGGTGAGTTATGAGCCATTTGACATCTTTGGGTTTGACGACTTCTTTCGAGACTTTTTCCCCCGCCACACATTCCGTCAGGAGATTAAGTCGATGGGTTCGGGTGTGATTGTTGACCAGAAAGGTTATATTGTCACCAATGCCCATGTTGTGACCAATGCCACCCGGATTAAGGTGACGCTGCCCGACAACCGCAGTTTTGACGCGGAACTGGTGGCACTGGACCCGGACCGGGACCTGGCACTTTTGAAAATACCCGGAGAAAATTTGCCGGTTGCGACGCTCGGCAATTCTGATGAGCTGATGACTGGTGAATGGGCGATCGCGATTGGCAACCCGTTCGGTTTTCTGATTGAAGATGCCCAGCCCACGGTTACGGTTGGGGTGATTTCTGCTTTGCATCGGGACATTAAGTCGGGAAGGGGTGATGCGGTTTATACCGATATGATTCAGACCGATGCGGCAATCAATCCGGGAAATTCTGGAGGTCCGCTGGTCAATGCCCTGGGCGAGGTAATCGGGATTAATACTTTTATCTTCTCTCATGCCGGTGGTTCAGAAGGGGTGGGTTTTGCCCGACCGATAAATGAGGTGAAGCGGTTTATCAATGAGGCGCTGGGTCAGGCATCAGCCGATTATGAGAAGTTTTCCACAAAGATTGGGGCGGTGGTTGCGGATATCAATCCCGCACTGCGAACCCGGTTTGGTATCGCCCATAAGAAAGGGGTGGTGGTGGTTGAGGTGAAGGGTAACAGTATCGCCGAGAAGATTGGTTTGATGCCGGGAGATGTGATTCTTTTGAGTAATGGGAAGGTGGTGGATGGGGCGCGCACTTTTAAGGAGCGGCTGGAACGGCGGTTGAATTTTATCGACCTGGTGATTGACCGCAAGGGTGAACAGTTAAGGGTTCTGTACCAGTTACAATGA
- the yidD gene encoding membrane protein insertion efficiency factor YidD, producing MLKTLLKLLIRLYQWTLGTVLPNSCRFYPTCSHYALEALEKHGAGIGIVLAVRRVLRCHPFSPGGYDPVPEKKEIKGVKK from the coding sequence ATGCTCAAAACGCTGCTTAAACTCCTTATTCGGCTCTATCAGTGGACGCTCGGCACCGTTTTACCTAACTCCTGCCGGTTTTATCCGACCTGTTCCCATTATGCGCTGGAGGCGCTGGAAAAACACGGCGCCGGTATAGGTATCGTGCTTGCTGTCCGTCGGGTCTTACGCTGCCACCCCTTTTCACCTGGTGGCTATGACCCGGTACCCGAGAAAAAAGAAATAAAAGGAGTTAAAAAGTGA
- the rpmH gene encoding 50S ribosomal protein L34, translating into MPKRTYQPSKIRRKRTHGFRARMKKVGGRRVLSNRRRKGRHRLTV; encoded by the coding sequence ATGCCTAAAAGAACTTATCAACCGTCAAAGATTCGTCGCAAGCGCACGCACGGCTTTCGCGCCCGGATGAAAAAGGTCGGTGGCAGACGGGTGCTCAGCAATCGCCGGCGTAAGGGTCGTCATCGTCTGACCGTATGA
- a CDS encoding butyryl-CoA dehydrogenase: MDFTITEEQQAVATLARNWAQKEVKPNIKEWDARHEFNRDIRRQMAELGLLGLTIPSRYGGTGQDYIALGLACEELEYVDTSLRVILSVHIGLTSLTLLTWGSEEQKQRFLVPLAKGERLGAFGLTEPGAGSDVVGLKTWARKDGNRYIINGEKTWISLADVADTFLIFAWTDLEKQKRRDHSGISCFILERGMPGLTTSTIKGKLGVRAGNTGSIAMMDVAVPEENMLGLPNEGFKIAMFSLDQGRYTVGAGATGLIRACLDASVEYAKTRYTFGKPIAEHQLVKEMIAEMAMDYEIARLLYLKAGWVKNQGRPGTRETSAAKFYACAASEKAASNAVQIFGAYGFSDEYPVERFYRNAKGAQIYEGTREIHKLLQADYVLGLRVDKPLRCPLPKPEV, translated from the coding sequence ATAGATTTCACAATTACGGAAGAACAGCAGGCGGTTGCTACACTCGCCCGCAACTGGGCGCAAAAGGAGGTAAAGCCCAATATAAAGGAATGGGATGCCCGACATGAGTTTAACCGGGACATCCGCCGCCAGATGGCGGAACTGGGGCTCTTAGGTCTGACAATACCATCTCGTTACGGTGGTACCGGACAGGACTATATTGCGCTGGGGCTTGCCTGTGAAGAACTGGAGTATGTTGACACATCTTTACGGGTAATTCTTTCGGTGCACATCGGTCTTACCTCGCTGACACTTCTTACCTGGGGTAGTGAGGAACAGAAGCAGCGGTTCCTTGTTCCGCTGGCAAAGGGGGAGCGATTAGGGGCGTTCGGTCTCACCGAGCCGGGTGCGGGTTCGGATGTGGTCGGGTTGAAGACCTGGGCGCGTAAAGACGGGAACCGCTACATCATCAATGGCGAGAAAACCTGGATTTCGCTCGCCGATGTTGCTGATACATTTCTCATTTTTGCCTGGACCGACCTCGAAAAGCAGAAACGCCGGGACCACTCGGGAATATCGTGCTTTATTCTCGAACGGGGGATGCCAGGGCTAACAACCTCGACAATTAAAGGAAAACTGGGCGTCCGCGCCGGCAATACCGGTTCAATTGCAATGATGGATGTTGCGGTGCCTGAGGAAAATATGCTCGGCCTGCCAAATGAAGGGTTCAAAATTGCAATGTTTTCCTTGGACCAGGGACGCTACACCGTTGGTGCTGGTGCAACCGGTTTAATCCGTGCCTGTCTTGATGCTTCGGTTGAGTATGCCAAGACCCGGTACACATTTGGCAAACCGATTGCCGAGCACCAGCTGGTGAAGGAGATGATTGCTGAGATGGCAATGGATTACGAAATTGCCCGGCTTCTTTACCTCAAAGCGGGCTGGGTGAAGAATCAGGGAAGGCCCGGAACCCGGGAAACCTCAGCGGCAAAGTTTTATGCCTGCGCCGCCTCAGAAAAGGCGGCAAGTAATGCCGTACAGATTTTCGGTGCCTATGGATTTTCGGACGAGTATCCAGTGGAGCGGTTCTATCGTAACGCCAAAGGTGCCCAGATTTACGAAGGGACGCGCGAGATTCACAAACTGCTTCAAGCAGACTATGTGCTGGGATTGCGGGTTGACAAACCCTTGCGCTGTCCGTTGCCGAAGCCCGAGGTGTAA
- a CDS encoding adenylosuccinate lyase, which translates to MSTRYSTPEMAELWSEEAKFASWLEVEKAVAIVQGEMGIIPKRAAKEIQRASFKVREIERFEKITNHDVIAFTRSVAKSIGEWGRYVHYGLTSYDVVDTGLALRCRRAWEIVLAALDELRRTVAHLALEHQDTPMMGRTHGVHAEPITFGLKCLSWLAEIERGIERARREREEISYGKISGVVGAYTILPPEVEKRVLKRLGLKVEPVSTQVIPRDRHASTILALTLIAAGLERIATEIRNLQRTEIGELGEPFGKTQAGSSAMPHKKNPIICERVCSLARIIRGYALVALENIALWHERDLTNSAAERITIPEGFTLVHYCLRQMNKVLAGLVVNKEKMKRNLLLSGETFFSQSLLSALVEKGLSRTRAYRLVQRLAFEATEQGERFTDRARANKQVQRFLTPKELDRVFDIRELLKNVKAVYRRLGLLPDKIGEKKRSKLKLGRAGGLRYGFN; encoded by the coding sequence ATGAGTACGAGATATTCAACCCCAGAAATGGCAGAACTGTGGAGCGAAGAGGCAAAGTTTGCCTCCTGGCTTGAGGTTGAGAAGGCGGTTGCGATAGTTCAGGGAGAGATGGGGATTATTCCGAAGCGCGCAGCAAAAGAAATCCAGCGTGCCAGTTTTAAGGTCAGGGAGATTGAGCGGTTTGAAAAAATCACCAATCACGATGTAATTGCCTTTACCCGGAGCGTTGCCAAGAGCATTGGCGAGTGGGGGCGGTATGTCCATTATGGACTCACCTCCTATGATGTTGTTGATACGGGACTGGCGTTGCGGTGCCGTCGTGCCTGGGAGATTGTGCTGGCGGCGCTTGATGAGTTAAGAAGAACCGTTGCCCATCTGGCACTGGAGCATCAGGACACGCCAATGATGGGCAGAACGCACGGGGTTCATGCCGAGCCGATTACCTTCGGTTTGAAGTGTCTTTCCTGGCTGGCAGAAATTGAGCGGGGTATTGAGCGGGCGCGCCGGGAAAGGGAAGAGATAAGTTACGGTAAGATTTCCGGTGTTGTTGGAGCCTATACGATACTGCCGCCGGAAGTAGAGAAAAGGGTGCTGAAGCGTCTTGGTTTGAAGGTTGAGCCGGTTTCAACACAGGTTATACCCCGGGACCGGCACGCATCAACCATCCTTGCCCTAACGCTGATTGCGGCAGGGCTGGAGCGTATCGCCACCGAAATTAGAAACCTGCAGCGTACCGAGATTGGCGAACTAGGAGAACCGTTTGGGAAAACCCAGGCAGGGTCCTCAGCGATGCCCCACAAGAAAAATCCGATTATCTGCGAGCGTGTCTGTTCTCTGGCGCGGATTATTCGGGGCTACGCCCTGGTGGCGCTGGAGAATATCGCTTTGTGGCATGAGCGGGATTTGACCAATTCAGCAGCGGAGCGAATAACCATCCCCGAAGGTTTTACTCTGGTTCATTACTGTTTGCGGCAGATGAATAAGGTGCTTGCCGGGCTGGTGGTAAACAAAGAAAAGATGAAAAGGAATTTGCTTCTTTCCGGCGAGACATTTTTCTCCCAGTCATTGCTCTCGGCGCTGGTTGAGAAAGGATTGAGTCGCACCCGGGCATATCGGTTGGTTCAGCGCCTTGCCTTTGAAGCAACAGAGCAGGGAGAACGGTTCACCGACCGGGCGCGCGCGAATAAACAGGTGCAGAGGTTCTTGACTCCGAAAGAGTTAGACCGGGTGTTTGACATCAGGGAGCTTTTGAAAAATGTTAAGGCGGTATACCGGCGACTCGGGCTTTTGCCGGACAAAATAGGGGAGAAGAAACGGTCAAAGTTAAAATTGGGCAGGGCAGGCGGTCTGCGGTATGGTTTTAACTGA